The following coding sequences are from one Ornithodoros turicata isolate Travis chromosome 1, ASM3712646v1, whole genome shotgun sequence window:
- the LOC135376279 gene encoding uncharacterized protein LOC135376279 isoform X2, which produces MTALLPDHLIHTSNHSKAVNETSMDRYQGALLTTVQLDIKQGRPYMVLLLKELEDVRWTTINAHEERIAKRDVVAKYSPLADHGQYVYDEGDVKSSSRTVGKLPRVLQRVGMKLKALRRSLGFQKPMVTRILSADFPTADHRRVKRHKQTSAGDDSHSQAHGLLADGGRPQGTFDAYRGNLTRDGVIPHFLTDAPNQLINVDYGYGRKIRMGNFFVAQRLWLEPLNVSFPMEEGNLYTLLLTDITFMFWQYWLVVNIVTEDVYSGDELILYSGPFPTSGRPHTLVFLLYSQGTRVIDIAQFKTETGYDLATRDPRVFAQEWNLGEPIAINYFLTDAVRDDVRAMLINHSEDKKRKKRQEEILKRRKTKEPLLEAKGDTEAELKQREEANGGIILKLWWPLLLMCFIDEYWMCARVFFTHTMVYYGALR; this is translated from the exons ATGACTGCTCTGCTTCCAGATCATCTCATCCACACATCGAACCATAGCAAAGCCGTTAATGAGACTAGCATGGACCGATATCAAGGAGCGCTGTTAACCACCGTGCAGTTGGACATCAAGCAGGGACGTCCGTACATGGTCCTTCTCCTCAAAGAGCTTGAAGACGTCCGGTGGACCACCATCAACGCGCACGAAGAAAGGATAGCCAAACGTGACGTCGTCGCCAAGTACTCTCCTCTTGCGGACCATGGCCAATACGTCTACGATGAGGGCGACGTTAAGTCCTCCAGCCGGACTGTTGGTAAACTGCCGCGTGTCCTGCAAAGAGTTGGAATGAAGTTGAAGGCGTTGCGAAGAAGCCTTGGCTTTCAAAAACCTATGGTGACAAGAATATTATCTGCAGATTTCCCGACGGCTGATCACAGAAGGGTGAAACGGCACAAACAAACCTCGGCGGGCGATGAC AGCCACTCCCAAGCACATGGCCTACTCGCGGACGGCGGCAGACCCCAAGGTACCTTCGACGCTTACAGAGGAAACCTAACAAGAGACGGCGTCATACCTCACTTCTTGACCGACGCACCGAACCAACTAATCAACGTCGACTACGGCTACGGCCGCAAAATCCGAATGGGAAATTTTTTCGTAGCTCAACGACTCTGGCTGGAACCCTTGAACGTTTCTTTCCCCATGGAAGAAGGGAACCTGTACACGCTCCTTCTTACGGACATCACCTTCATGTTCTGGCAGTATTGGCTGGTGGTGAACATCGTCACCGAGGACGTGTACTCTGGCGACGAACTGATCCTCTACAGCGGTCCCTTTCCAACCTCTGGACGTCCACACACTCTGGTCTTCCTCCTCTACTCTCAGGGGACTCGAGTCATCGACATTGCGCAGTTCAAGACGGAAACGGGCTACGACCTGGCCACCAGAGACCCCAGAGTGTTTGCGCAAGAGTGGAATCTGGGCGAACCAATCGCGATCAATTACTTCTTGACGGACGCCGTGCGGGATGACGTCAGGGCAATGTTGATAAACCACAGCGAAGataagaagaggaaaaaaaggcAGGAAGAAATTTTGAAACGGAGGAAGACCAAGGAACCTTTGCTGGAGGCCAAAGGAGACACAGAAGCTGAGCTGAAGCAGCGGGAAGAAGCTAATGGCGGCATTATTCTTAAATTGTGGTGGCCGCTGTTACTGATGTGTTTTATAGATGAATATTGGATGTGTGCTCGTGTGTTCTTCACGCATACCATGGTGTACTATGGTGCGTTACGGTGA